A window of Desulfuromonas soudanensis genomic DNA:
ATTACCGGATACACCGCCGACGGCGTTTTGACCTTCTTCACCCCCCAGCAGGCAACGGACATCCAGAACGCACTGGTTGCCTCGGGAGCGACCGGCGTCGATGCCGCCGACGCCGTGGACCGTCTGGACTTTCTCGCCGCCCAGCAGGGGAGCGATCCGGCCCTGGCCGCGCAGATCGCCACCCTCCTCACCGAGGTGAGCGCGGGGACCGGGACCTTGCAGGACAACTCGACAACCGTTCTCCTCTCCGGATTCGGCCTCGCCGAAGTCCCCCTTTCCTACGGCTACGCCCTCAACGATCACTGGTCCGTCGGCGGCAACGTCAAAGTCATGACCGGCCGGGTCTACGGCAACCAGGTCCTGGTTTTTGCCGAGGACTCGGGCGACATCCTGATGAAGACCGACGAGAACTATGAGGAGACCCTGAATTTCGGCATCGACCTCGGCCTGATGGGACGCTACAAAATGGTCAATTTCGGCCTGGTGGCCCGCAATATCAATGCCCCGCGTTTCGACGGACCGACGGTCGTCACCCTCCTCCCCGACGGAACGATAAAAACCACCCGCTTCGACGACGTCACCCTCGATCCCCAGGTGGCCGCCGGGGTCGCCTTCATCCCCCTCAAGACCCTGACCCTCGAGGTCGACCTCGATCTGACCCAGAACGAAACGACCCTCCAGGAGTACAAGACCCAGAATCTCTCCCTCGGCCTCGAGTGGGACGCCTTCCGCTTTCTCGCCCTGCGGGGAGGGATCTACCGGAACCTCATCGAAAGCGACATCGACTGGGTCTACACCGCCGGCCTCGGTCTCAACCTCTGGGCGGTGCGCCTCGACGTCGCCGGCGCCTTCTCCGACCAGCAGGAGGAATTCGACGGCGAGGATCTCCCCAAGGAAGTTCGGGTCGCCGCCCAGTTGAGCGTCGACTTTTAGTCTCTCCCTTCGATGAAACGAAAAAGGCCCCCTCCTGCGAGGGGGCCTTTTTCGTTCGTGAAACCGGAGCCTTGCCAAGACTCAGAGGACCACCAGGTCCTGGTCGGAGAAGGTGATGTGTTTGAGGCCGTCGGCACCGACCCAGAAGGTGTTCTCGATGCCGACGGCGCCGAGACCGGGGAAGACCGCCTTCGGTTCGAAGGCAAAGGTCATGTTCTCCTCGAGGACCTGGTCCTTGAAGCCGCGGGCGATGAAGGGAAACTCGTCGATCTCGACCCCGATGCCGTGGCCGATGAAGGAGACCTGGGCATCGGCCGACCCCATGAAGTGCTCCTTGTAACCGAGCTCGCAGGCCAGGGCGTAACAGTCCTCATAAAGATCCCCCCAGGCGACGCCGGGGCGGGCGGTGGCCTTGAGACGGTCCTGAATTTTCACCATGTCCTCGTAGGCCCTGGTGAGCTGGTCGGAGAGACCGCCGATGCAGAGGATGCGGGTCTGATCGACGAGGTAACCGTCGAAGGCGCCGGCAAAATCGACGGTAATCGGTTCGTGAGCCTTGATCGTCTTGTAACTGGCCCCCTGGCCGATGGACGGATTGACGCCGATGCCGCCCAGAGGGGCGTCGAGAAAGGCCGGGGCGGCGCTGTCGGCGCCGGAGAAGATGTGGCCGTAGAAGAGTTCGGAATTGAAGCCGCGCATCCGGGTGATCCCCTGATGCCCCTGTTTTCGGGCGCAGAACTCGAGTTCGGCGGCGAGCTCCAGGTCGGTCATCCCCACCCGGATCACCTCCCTGGCCCGCTTGTAAACGCGGTCGACCTGCAGGGCGGCGTCCTTCATGATCTCGATCTCATACCGGGACTTGACCGAGCGCACCATGCGGATCAGCGAAGATGCGTCGGAAATCGCACAGCCATCGAGGACCTTCTGCAGCCGCTGGAAGAGAGCGACGGGGAGGACGTCGAGTTCCATCCCCGCACTCTTCGGCGTCGGGTAGCCGAAATCGGAGAGGATCCCGGGGAGGTCTTTGGGGCTCTTGAAAGGGAGGATCTCCTTGAGGCCGCACTCCATGCGCGCCCGGTCGAGGTCCTTGCGGACCAGGTAAAGGGGTTCGCCGGAGGCGGGGACGTAAAGAATCCCCTGCTGGATGGTGCCGGTGAAATAGAAGAGATCGGCGTTCTGCAGCATGAGGACGGCATCGAGCCCCTGCTGCTGCATGAGGTTCTGGAGTTTCTCGATGCGGGACTGCAGTTCGCTTCTCGGCGTGATGCGCATGGGTCCGGTTCTCCTTTGCGGTGCGAGGGGGAAATCAGGTTCAGGCCGTTTTTTCCGCCGCCGCCTCCTCAAGGCTCAGTTCGCTGATCGCCATCTCCCGCAGCTTGAATTTCTGGATCTTGCCGCTGGCGGTCATCGGGTATTCGTCGACAAATTTGACGTAGAAGGGGATTTTGTAATTGGCGATGCGGCCGCGGCAGAAGTCTTTGATCTCCTCCTCGGTGCAGGAGACCTTCTCCTTGATCTTGATCGCCGCCATCACCTGCTCGCCGTATTTCCGGTCGGGCACTCCGTAGACCTGGATATCGGCGACCTTGGGATGGGTGTAGAGAAATTCTTCGATTTCCCGGGGATAAATGTTCTCGCCGCCGCGGATGATCATGTTCTTGATGCGTCCGGTGATCTTGCAGTAGCCGTTGTCGTCCATCACCGCCAGGTCGCCGGTATGCAGCCACCCCTCGCCGTCGATGGCCCGGGCGGTGTCCTCGGGCATTTTGTAATACCCCTTCATCACATGGTAGCCGCGGGTGCAGAGTTCCCCCTGCTTTCCGGGAGGGAGGGTCCCGCCGGTTTCGATGTCGACGATTTTCACCTCGACATCGGGGAGGGCGCGGCCGACGGTGGCGACGCGCAGCTCGATGGGGTCGTCGGTGCGGGTCTGGGTGATCACCGGCGACGACTCGGTCTGTCCGTAGGCGATGGTGATCTCGGAGACATGCATGTCGCGGATGACCCGCTTCATGACCTCGATGGGACAGGGTGAACCGGCCATGATTCCGGTACGCAGCGAGGTGAGGTCGTATTTGCGGAAGGCCGGATGGTCGAGCTCGGCGATGAACATGGTGGGGACGCCGTGCACCGCCGTGCATTTCTCCGCTTCGATGGTCTTGAGTACCTCCTCGGGATTGAAGGTCACCACCGGCACCATGGCGGAGCCGTGGGTGACGCAGGCGAGGACGGCGAGGACGCAGCCGAAGCAGTGAAAGAAGGGGACGGGGATGCACAGGCGGTCGTTCTCGGTGAACTTCATGCACTCGCCGATGTTGTAGCCGTTGTTGATGAGGTTGTGGTGGGTGAGCATCACCCCCTTGGGAAAGCCGGTCGTCCCCGAGGTGTACTGCATATTGATGACCTCGTGCTCGTCAAGGGCCCCCTTGGCCGCCGCCAGGTCCTGATCGGAAACGGTGGCGCCGAGGATCTCGAGATCGCCGTAGGCGAGCATCCCCGCCGGCGGGGACGTTCCGAGATAAATCAGGTCCTTCAGACAGGGGAGTGCGGCGCTGGAGAGTTTGCCGGGAATCGAGTCCCCGAGGTCGGGGACCACGGTTCGGACGGTTTCCACATAGTCGGTGTCCTTGAACCCCTGAACCAGAAAGAGGGTCGTGGCATCGGACTGGCGCAGGACGTACTCGAGCTCCGACGACTTGTAGCTGGTGTTGACCGTGACGAGAACGGCGCCGATCTTCGCCGTGGCAAACTGGAGAACGACCCACTCGGGGACGTTGGTGGCCCAGATCGCCAGATTGTCCCCCTTCCGGACTCCGCGGGCGAGAAGGCCCTTGGCCACCCGGTCGCAGAGGGCGTCGAATTCCCGATAGCTGTAGCGCAGACCGCGATCGGGATAGACCAGGGCGTCGT
This region includes:
- the traF gene encoding conjugal transfer protein TraF, which codes for MKVRHFSIARHLSALLGALILLPLAAAPASALDTFFVGPRALGMAGANVASVNDTTAQYYNPAAFGFFGCRDEKGEPILCDNNDVGRKDWGIDAGAGAGYRLHNKFGEYLDELTAIDYQLLSANGIQSESDLVDLINLVHSLSGLDQPGNAITADANAGVGVRIGHFAIGARGYAQASGVVVDLDQANLGLATSTNLAADIASVPITGYTADGVLTFFTPQQATDIQNALVASGATGVDAADAVDRLDFLAAQQGSDPALAAQIATLLTEVSAGTGTLQDNSTTVLLSGFGLAEVPLSYGYALNDHWSVGGNVKVMTGRVYGNQVLVFAEDSGDILMKTDENYEETLNFGIDLGLMGRYKMVNFGLVARNINAPRFDGPTVVTLLPDGTIKTTRFDDVTLDPQVAAGVAFIPLKTLTLEVDLDLTQNETTLQEYKTQNLSLGLEWDAFRFLALRGGIYRNLIESDIDWVYTAGLGLNLWAVRLDVAGAFSDQQEEFDGEDLPKEVRVAAQLSVDF
- a CDS encoding M24 family metallopeptidase, with the protein product MRITPRSELQSRIEKLQNLMQQQGLDAVLMLQNADLFYFTGTIQQGILYVPASGEPLYLVRKDLDRARMECGLKEILPFKSPKDLPGILSDFGYPTPKSAGMELDVLPVALFQRLQKVLDGCAISDASSLIRMVRSVKSRYEIEIMKDAALQVDRVYKRAREVIRVGMTDLELAAELEFCARKQGHQGITRMRGFNSELFYGHIFSGADSAAPAFLDAPLGGIGVNPSIGQGASYKTIKAHEPITVDFAGAFDGYLVDQTRILCIGGLSDQLTRAYEDMVKIQDRLKATARPGVAWGDLYEDCYALACELGYKEHFMGSADAQVSFIGHGIGVEIDEFPFIARGFKDQVLEENMTFAFEPKAVFPGLGAVGIENTFWVGADGLKHITFSDQDLVVL
- a CDS encoding AMP-binding protein, whose product is MAKTLHFTLGGMLEDIARRFPDNDALVYPDRGLRYSYREFDALCDRVAKGLLARGVRKGDNLAIWATNVPEWVVLQFATAKIGAVLVTVNTSYKSSELEYVLRQSDATTLFLVQGFKDTDYVETVRTVVPDLGDSIPGKLSSAALPCLKDLIYLGTSPPAGMLAYGDLEILGATVSDQDLAAAKGALDEHEVINMQYTSGTTGFPKGVMLTHHNLINNGYNIGECMKFTENDRLCIPVPFFHCFGCVLAVLACVTHGSAMVPVVTFNPEEVLKTIEAEKCTAVHGVPTMFIAELDHPAFRKYDLTSLRTGIMAGSPCPIEVMKRVIRDMHVSEITIAYGQTESSPVITQTRTDDPIELRVATVGRALPDVEVKIVDIETGGTLPPGKQGELCTRGYHVMKGYYKMPEDTARAIDGEGWLHTGDLAVMDDNGYCKITGRIKNMIIRGGENIYPREIEEFLYTHPKVADIQVYGVPDRKYGEQVMAAIKIKEKVSCTEEEIKDFCRGRIANYKIPFYVKFVDEYPMTASGKIQKFKLREMAISELSLEEAAAEKTA